Proteins encoded in a region of the Planococcus citri chromosome 1, ihPlaCitr1.1, whole genome shotgun sequence genome:
- the Rme-8 gene encoding dnaJ homolog subfamily C member 13 isoform X2, whose product MGSVISNDKMIPLPNNSDLGCYHVTKHSWKGKYSRIFSIGSHGITTYNCSTLEITNRWLYEDIVSVIAQPQQHEFIITIKKGKDKKPDTMRFSSVHRSHILSDALKHRHLFAGKKIELNRYEAFKHHWSDTKLPVMLEVTPFSLDQLDITTAQVLASYCYKDIKAIQDVSDIPDGFVIIIAPDDRLHLFSCRNKREIFTRVKELAIAYLALPVVFSQQSITYDEFVAQRFGQFSADEHITTVSEFTVNKVKTLRHTDIQRRLLCISETCIIERDPQTYTIVTLRPLSSVFALIRDATDSQLFSIEYCNGYIRSYAAPQRDSLLATLLDGVRSTGNHNVHVKMNPTPRGKRLIPFNALPEEELELTHLKFLSQPPARKQYSEIIERFNANVPYSGLLHSVTQDGIFSENKEKLIIMALQALMLREGDQNEISFPELEAQFQALRRLVASKVGFAALTMLTDFREKLGRKVTRALKRENEAITHAAIDMICALMQPMHQDYDLHREQLNKSSLLSTQAFLKALLDMWVAHIKRNTGALVVAAMLDMLTFALCIPYSETTEGKHFDALLEMVAERGRSLFQLFQHSSLTIVKGAGLVMRAIIEEGEPGVAKRMQELALSEGALLTHLLYSLFTRDDDKRLLAHRQLSRHLVGLWVTNNDTAMDLLTRILPCGLLNFLESDEAVPEDYNGDHLITRDNLKLAQDHAARNQRNPHLVAIERKWRTFEKEVEYVLSHWGTSLGLERREKEEKIKDRPIVLRKRRERVKSASNWRLFYYKFNLNHILPSLIWNHKTREELKESLEKELRTFAVDREVSTNTLISWNHAEFEIQYNCLQDEVCIDGYYLRLLLENNCDSLIKNPFNFFNDLYHRFLLANKVELKCLCLQAMTVVYSQYYEQIGPFSDTKYIVSMLEKCTDRMERDRLILFLNKLILNKENAKAVIDAKGVQTLVDLLTLAHMHTSRAVMPAQSNVIEAGNDMMRDNEKEWYYGSGEERKGPVTFTELQELYKTNALHPRSKCWAQGMDGWRLLQQVSQLKWTLFAKGTAILNESELASMLLSILIRMCQFFPSRDGDGAVIWPIPKIKRILSDPQCMPHVVQLLLTFDPILVEKVASLLCEVSADNPTAAKFYLTGVFFFILMYTGSNVLPVARFLRMTHIKQAFRSENVQSCELMQRSILGPLLPDAMVYYLENHGPEKFAQIFLGEFDTPEAIWNAEMRRLLIEKIAYHISDFTPRLRGNNKALYQYCGIPTIRYPQLQAELFCNIYYLRHLCDVTRFPDWPITEPVKLLRDVLEAWREEVEKKPPTMSVDDAYEALGLARGQCHEEHIIRKAYYKLAQIYHPDKNPKGKDKFMVANNAYDFLCSRCSWVVDGPNPNNIVLILKTQSILFHRYSAELQPYKYAGYKQLIKTIRLETSDEQLFSKSAMLLTAATELAYHTVKCSALNAEELNREYGFISLMEAYSRCVSVLSRSSKVTDMAVMVCSHCTRCFSVAAQFSACRETFVSMPQLIPDLVRILRFRNLTKLCCDVVECIISFSREGILQQRLIEEGCIWYLLSFLFKYDYTLEECGVERSEDANTQEVLNKLAKLSVNACAALGGYLDKEITTPVNEIAQKIFNQLLTPYMSNLLGNDDPHQLLKILTSNCETPYLIWNNSTRAELNDFLDHKRKEQRNLKAENLQNIEINFSSHTNELIIGNVFIRIYNSQPGFVIENPKGFLHDLMEFIKNNCPKQGDDIDKIKRTTMALHALNNLISNTPGLEILCIGYFQLLFSLLNCKEFQAIQEGALHVIATATRNQECVNDIAAIGVVVYLLLALYSLPSEQPLVLTTLSALSTSSTIVKDVLSKGGYIYLLDLLCNSSNWDVRTRTTELFSRLLSDKLSGPRVKLSLNNFLPHSICETLKDSPAAVLSLLDSSQENPELVWNDKIKKKICNMIRKYAKRLYEMQQSDPQTSFKPPDEGVLPETNEVVIGGVYLRLFNQNPGWNVRRPKEFLNELLDACINMMAKDQHDKLELFTTSVIRLLESQPNLSDHVPSLGYIPKLCLQLSSHSNCNIPLSAITILHQLSLSEVCVNSISQTECLGPMKEAMRQYSDIVGIASETLSRIFVGKKDNLVKQALDCELIPFLLQLLDGRLDGVENSARVRAHIVKTLKNMSYSITYGNSVISILDKSPIWSTYREQKHDLFITNSNALPYLTGGLPTNGGYLTQGNASVIPSGPPPLNDDE is encoded by the exons ATGGGGTCCGTGATTTCTA ATGATAAGATGATTCCTTTGCCGAATAATTCTGATCTGGGGTGTTATCATGTTACAAAACACTCTTGGAAAGGAAA GTATAGCCGAATTTTCAGCATCGGATCTCACGGAATTACGACTTACAACTGCAGTACATTGGAAATAACAAACAGATGGCTTTACGAGGATATTGTTAGCGTAATAGCACAACCACAACAACATGAATTCATTATTACGATTAAAAAAGGCAAAGATAAGAAACCAGATACCATGCGATTCTCGAGCGTACATCGGTCGCATATTCTATCCGATGCTTTGAAACATAGGCATCTATTTGCTGGAAAGAAGATAGAATTGAAC agaTACGAAGCTTTCAAGCATCATTGGTCAGACACAAAATTACCGGTCATGTTAGAAGTTACCCCGTTTTCATTGGATCAGTTAGATATAACAACCGCTCAAGTATTAGCCTCGTATTGTTATAAAGATATTAAAGCTATACAAGATGTATCTGATATACCGGATGGTTTTGTTATCATAATTGCACCGGATGATCGTCTA CACTTATTTTCATGTAGGAATAAGAGGGAAATATTTACCAGAGTTAAAGAGCTTGCAATTGCTTACCTAGCATTACCGGTGGTGTTTTCTCAGCAGTCAATTACGTACGATGAATTTGTCGCTCAACGTTTCGGCCAGTTTAg cGCTGATGAACATATTACCACTGTATCTGAGTTCACAGTTAATAAAGTTAAAACTTTAAGACATACGGACATCCAAAGAAGATTACTATGTATTAGCGAAACTTGTATAATTGAACGTGATCCTCAAACTTACACTATAGTAACGTTAAGACCATTATCATCAGTTTTCGCTCTGATCAGAGATGCCACTGATTCGCAGTTATTTTCCATCGAGTATTGCAATGGCTATATTCGAAGTTACGCAGCGCCTCAGAG GGATTCTTTGCTGGCTACCCTGTTGGATGGAGTACGATCAACTGGTAATCATAACGTGCATGTGAAAATGAATCCTACTCCTAGAGGTAAACGATTGATACCGTTTAACGCGTTACCTGAAGAAGAG TTGGAATTAACGCATCTAAAATTTCTATCGCAGCCACCCGCTAGAAAACAGTATTCAGAGATTATTGAAAGGTTTAATGCGAATGTACCCTACAGTGGATTACTTCACTCTGTCACGCAGGAT GGcatattttctgaaaacaaagaaaaactgATTATAATGGCTCTGCAAGCGTTAATGCTGCGTGAAGGTGACCAAAATGAAATCTCTTTTCCAGAATTAGAAGCTCAGTTTCAAGCTCTCAGACGACTTGTAGCTTCAAAAGTGGGATTTGCTGCTTTGACAATGTTAACAGA TTTTCGAGAAAAGTTGGGCAGAAAAGTAACAAGAGCGTTGAAACGTGAAAATGAAGCTATTACGCATGCCGCCATCGATATGATCTGCGCTCTGATGCAGCCCATGCATCAAGACTACGACCTGCATCGTGAGCAATTAAATAAATCTTCGTTATTATCGACGCaagcttttttgaaagctttgttAGATATGTGGGTTGCACACATT AAAAGAAATACGGGAGCGCTAGTCGTCGCTGCCATGCTGGACATGCTGACATTCGCCTTGTGCATTCCCTATAGCGAAACCACCGAAGGGAAACATTTTGACGCTCTTTTAGAAATGGTAGCAGAACGGGGACGCtctttatttcaactttttcag cattcGTCCTTGACGATTGTCAAAGGAGCCGGATTAGTAATGCGAGCGATCATCGAAGAAGGAGAGCCTGGTGTTGCAAAACGAATGCAAGAATTAGCACTTTCAGAAGGAGCCTTATTAACGCATTTGTTGTATTCGCTGTTTACCAGAGACGACGATAAACGGTTACTAGCTCATAGACAATTGTCGAGGCATTTGGTCGGTTTATGGGTGACGAACAATGATACAGCTATGGATCTTCTAACACGTATACTT CCGTGCGGTTTATTGAACTTCTTGGAGAGTGACGAAGCTGTCCCTGAAGATTACAACGGCGATCATTTGATTACGCGcgataatttgaaattagccCAAGATCACGCTGCTCGTAATCAAAGGAATCCGCATTTGGTTGCTATCGAAAGGAAATGGCGTACATTCGAAAAAGAAGTTGAG TACGTATTGTCTCATTGGGGTACGTCTCTTGGTCTAGAGAGACGagaaaaagaggagaaaatCAAAGATCGACCGATCGTGTTGCGTAAACGTAGAGAACGCGTGAAAAGTGCCTCGAATTGGCGCCTGTTTTATTACAAATTCAATCTGAATCATATCTTGCCTAGTTTAATTTGGAATCATAAG ACCCGCGAAGAACTGAAGGAATCGTTAGAAAAAGAATTACGTACTTTTGCTGTCGATAGAGAAGTTTCAACCAATACGTTAATATCGTGGAATCACGCTGAATTCGAAATTCAATACAATTGTTTACAAGATGAAGTATGCATTGATGGCTACTACCTGAGGCTGTTATTGGAAAATAATTGCGATTCTTTGATTAAAAATCC gttcaactttttcaatgacCTGTATCATCGATTTTTGTTAGCTAATAAAGTCGAATTGAAATGTTTATGTTTGCAAGCCATGACTGTAGTGTATTCTCAATATTACGAACAAATTGGACCATTTTCTGACACAAAATACATTGTCAGTATGTTGGAAAAA tgTACCGATCGAATGGAACGAGATCGCTTGATATTGTTTCTGAATAAATTAATCCTAAACAAAGAAAATGCCAAGGCTGTTATCGATGCCAAAGGCGTTCAAACGCTTGTGGATTTATTAACATTGGCACATATGCATACATCTCG GGCAGTAATGCCAGCTCAAAGTAACGTCATAGAAGCTGGAAACGATATGATGCGTGATAATGAAAAGGAATGGTATTACGGTTCCGGTGAAGAGCGTAAAGGACCGGTTACATTCACTGAA CTGCAAGAATTGTATAAAACAAACGCCTTACATCCTAGAAGTAAATGCTGGGCGCAGGGGATGGATGGCTGGAGATTATTGCAACAAGTATCTCAACTAAAATGGACGCTGTTTGCCAAAGGAACTGCTATTTTGAACGAAAGTGAATTAGCATCTATGTTACTATCGATTCTTATCCgcatgtgtcaatttttccctagcag agACGGAGACGGCGCAGTGATATGGcctattccaaaaattaaacgTATATTATCGGATCCGCAATGTATGCCCCATGTTGTCCAGTTGTTGCTTACTTTTGATCCGATTTTGGTGGAAAAAGTAGCCAGTTTACTATGCGAAGTTTCGGCAGATAATCCAACTGCGGCAAAATTCTACCTCACTGgcgtatttttcttcattttaatgTACACGGGATCTAATGTTTTACCGGTTGCTCGATTTTTGAGGATGACTCATATCAAACAAGCATTCCGTTCTGAAAAT gTACAGTCATGCGAGCTGATGCAGCGGAGCATATTGGGTCCTTTGCTACCTGACGCGATGGTGTACTATTTAGAAAATCATGGTCCCGAAAAATTCGCTCAGATATTCTTGGGCGAATTTGATACCCCGGAAGCGATTTGGAATGCGGAAATGAG ACGATTGCTCATCGAAAAAATAGCCTATCACATATCCGATTTCACTCCACGACTCCGAGGGAATAATAAAGCTTTGTATCAATATTGTGGAATACCAACCATTCGATATCCTCAATTACAAGCTGAATTGTTTTGTAATATTTATTATCTGCGACATCTATGCGATGTAACCAGATTCCCCGATTGGCCTATTACAGAACCG GTAAAATTATTACGAGATGTGTTGGAAGCATGGCGAGAAGAGGTAGAGAAAAAACCTCCAACTATGTCCGTTGATGATGCTTATGAAGCATTAGGGTTAGCTCGTGGCCAGTGTCACGAAGAACATATTATTAGAAAGGCGTATTATAAATTAGCTCAGATTTATCATCCCGATAAAAATCCCAAAGGAAAG GATAAATTCATGGTAGCCAACAACGCTTACGATTTTCTTTGCAGTCGGTGTTCTTGGGTTGTTGATGGACCTAATCCTAATAACATCGTTCTGATTCTGAAAACCCAAAGTATCCTGTTTCATCGTTATTCCGCCG AATTGCAGCCTTATAAGTACGCTGGGTATAAGCAGTTGATAAAAACGATACGATTAGAAACTTCAGACGAACAGTTATTCTCTAAATCAGCGATGTTGTTGACTGCTGCGACGGAATTAGCCTATCACACTGTGAAATGCTCTGCTCTAAATGCCGAAGAATTGAATCGCGAATACGGATTTATT AGTTTAATGGAAGCGTATTCAAGATGCGTTTCAGTGCTGAGCAGATCATCAAAAGTAACAGACATGGCTGTCATGGTATGTTCTCATTGTACGAGATGTTTTAGCGTTGCTGCTCAATTTTCTGCTTGCCGAGAAACATTTGTGTCGATGCCACAATTGATACCCGATCTCGTGAGAATATTACGCTTTAGA AATTTAACAAAGTTATGCTGCGACGTCGTTGAGTGTATAATTTCCTTCTCGAGAGAAGGAATCCTCCAGCAAAGACTAATTGAAGAAGGATGTATTTGGTATCTACTAAGTTTCTTGTTTAAATACGACTATACGCTAGAAGAATGCGGAGTAGAGCGCTCAGAAGATGCTAACACTCAA GAAGTGCTAAATAAGTTGGCCAAATTGTCCGTGAATGCTTGCGCGGCATTAGGTGGTTATTTGGATAAAGAAATTACCACGCCTGTGAATGAAAtcgctcaaaaaatattcaatcaactGCTTACTCCTTATATGTCCAATTTATTGGGAAACGACGACCCTCATCAA CTATTGAAAATATTAACTAGTAATTGCGAAACCCCGTATCTTATTTGGAATAATAGTACTCGAGCGGAACTGAATGATTTCCTGGATCATAAGCGCAAAGAGCAACGTAAtttgaaagctgaaaatctgcaaaatatcgaaattaatttctctTCTCATACGAACGAACTAATTATTGGAAACGTATTCATTAGAATTTATAATTCTCAGCCAGGTTTCGTCATTGAG AATCCGAAAGGATTTTTGCATGACCTTAtggaatttatcaaaaacaacTGTCCTAAACAAGGAGAtgatattgataaaattaaacgTACAACGATGGCTTTACACGCTTTAAATAATCTAATATCTAACACCCCTG gcTTGGAGATATTATGTATTGGATATTTCCAATTGCTGTTCTCTTTATTAAATTGTAAAGAATTCCAAGCAATTCAAGAAGGAGCTCTGCACGTAATCGCCACAGCAACACGTAATCAAGAATGTGTTAATGATATCGCAGCCATCGGTGTTGTGGTCTATTTGTTACTAGCGTTGTATTCCCTACCTAGCGAGCAACCCTTGGTTTTAACTACTTTAAGCGCTCTTTCTACGTCTTCTACAATCGTAAAAGACGTATTAAGTAAAG gaggttatatttatttattagatTTATTGTGCAATTCGTCGAATTGGGACGTGAGAACCAGAACTACAGAATTATTTAGTCGATTACTAAGCGATAAATTATCGGGACCTCGAGTAAAACTCTccctcaataattttttaccgCATTCTATTTGTGAAACGTTGAAAGATTCGCCTGCTGCTGTCTTGTCTCTGTTAGATAGTAGTCAAGAGAATCCCGAATTGGTGTGGaacgataaaattaaaaagaaaatttgtaacatGATACGTAAATACGCCAAAAG ATTGTATGAAATGCAACAAAGTGACCCTCAAACTTCATTCAAGCCACCGGATGAGGGCGTATTACCTGAAACAAACGAGGTGGTTATCGGTGGTGTGTATTTGAGATTATTCAACCAAAATCCTGGCTGGAATGTTAGAAGACCAAAAGAATTCCTTAATGAATTACTGGATGCGTGTATTAATATGATGGCCAAAGATCAG CACGATAAACTGGAATTATTCACAACTTCGGTAATTCGGTTACTAGAGTCACAGCCCAATCTGAGCGATCATGTACCATCACTGGGATACATTCCAAAATTATGTTTACAATTATCGTCGCACTCCAACTGTAATATTCCACTTTCAGCTATCACAATATTACATCAGCTCTCTCTCAGCGAA GTTTGTGTCAACAGTATATCTCAAACCGAATGTTTAGGGCCAATGAAAGAAGCTATGAGACAATATAGCGATATCGTAGGTATTGCTTCGGAAACACTGAGTCGTATTTTTGTTGGGAAAAAAGATAATTTAGTTAAACAG GCATTGGATTGTGAATTAATACCATTCTTATTGCAATTACTTGACGGAAGGCTTGATGGAGTAGAAAATAGTGCCCGAGTCAGAGCTCATATAgttaaaacgttgaaaaatatgtcCTACAGTATAACTTACGGAAATTCAGTGATTAGTATTCTGGATAAATCGCCGATCTGGTCAACTTATCGTGAACAAAAGCACGATCTCTTCATTACGAATAGTAACGCGTTACCATATCTCACAG gcGGATTACCAACAAACGGTGGTTATCTCACGCAAGGAAACGCTTCGGTAATACCTAGTGGCCCTCCTCCGTTAAACgatgatgaataa